The Cryobacterium sp. SO1 genomic sequence GGGGTCCATCGGGCCCGCCAGGAGGTGGGTGCGCAGATCCGTGCCGTTGACGAACTCGGTCACGATGAACGACCGCGGGACGCCGTCGATAGCCTCCAGGCCGGCGTCAAACAGCGTGACAAGAGCGAAGTGATTGAGATGCGCCAGCACCGCCACCTCGTCGCTGTGCCGCGCCGCGCCAGAACCGCCGGCGGCATCAAAATGCATCAGCTTCACGGCGACGGTGCGTCCCAGGGCCAGATCCGACGCCCGATAGACCACGGCCATCCCACCCGACCCGATCAATTTGTCGAGGCGGTATCGATTCGCGAGTGTGAGTCCGAGCACAGTATCGGTTCGCGTCGGTTCGCGAATCGGCTCGGTTGAGGTAGTCAGGCGGGCCTCCTGATGTCTGTTCGCAGCAATTCTTTGTCAATGCCCGCCGACAGTCAAGGGCCCGCCCCCTCCGCGAACCGTGAGTTAAGCCCCTATCCGGGCGCTCGGAAGGTGCTTAACTCACGGTTCGCGAGACCTGGCTAGTCGCACTTGTCCTTCTTTTTGCAGGGGTCGGTGTCTTTGCCGGGCTTCTCGGGCGTGGGCGGCGCCGGGTCGTCCTCGTCACTGTCGTCGTCGCCGTCGTCGGGGGTGCTGACGGGCTCGGGTGTCGGCGTCTGCACCGGGGTGCTCGCCGCGATCGACGCCGCCAGGTCCGCCCCGACCAAATCGATGGCGGTCTTGATCTCGGCGGCCCGTGCCGCAGTGACGGCGTCGTCGGCCGACGCGGCGGTCAGGGCAGCCTGCACGTCGCCGAGTTCCGTCTGTGCGGTCGCGAAGTCGCCGGCGGCCGCGGCGGCGGTCACCGCGAGGACACCCTCCTGCAATGTTGCCGCCGCGCCGGTGTTCAGCGCGGGGGAGGCGCCTGCGCAGCCGGTGAGAAGGCTGCCGACGAGGCCGATGCCGGCGACCGCCAGCACGAACCGGGCGCGGGAGGAGCGGAAGTTCCTGGCGATCATGGGGTCACGCTCTCTTGAAGCTGCTTGAGGTGGGTGCCGAGGTCGCCGTCCACGGTGGGGTACGCCGGGGGTTCGGGTGCCGGGTCATTGGGCTGCACGAGGAACACCAGGGCGATCACAGCGGCCAGCGCCACGAGTGCCCCGATGATCACCGGGCGCCGGCCGATCCTGGTCACGGATCGTCGGGCCGACCGGGAGCGACCGGTGGCGCCGGCGACGGATCCGGCAGACCCTGCCGATGGCATCACCGCTGTCCGCTCGAACCGCGCCGTCGCGTCCAACCGCTCCGTCTTCGCGGTGGGTTCCGCCGGTTCGGCCGACGAAAGCACTCGGGTTGGCTCGTTACCGGTGGCCTCGTGCAGGTCGGCGGCCATCAGCTCGGTGGCGTCGTCGGCCGGTGCCGGTTCGGTGGCGGCGGATGCGGCCGTGGACCCGGCCGGGACGAGCTCACGCAGCCGCACCGCGGCATCCGCCGACGTGAGACGATCGGCCGGTTCGCGGGCGGTCATGCCGGCGAGCACTGCGCACCATTCGGCGCCGAGAGATTCGGGGATCTCCGGCTGGCGCTGCAGCCGGGCCATGGCCGATTCGATGGCGGTGCCGGGGTAGCTGCGTGTGGCGGTGAGGCTCTCGAGCAGCACCAGGCCGAGCGAGTAGACGTCGCTAGGCGGCCCGATCGGCTGACCGAGTGCCTGCTCCGGGCTGAGGTAGCCGGCGGTGCCCAGCACGGAGCCGGTGCGGGTGAGGTGGGTGGCGTCGAACAGTCTGGCGATGCCGAAGTCGGCCAGTTTCGCGTGCGAGATCCGGCCGGGAAAGTCCGACGGGGCCAGCAGCACATTGGCGGGCTTGATGTCGCGGTGGATGATGCCCTTGGCGTGCACGTAGTGAAGTGCCTCGGCCAGGTCGGCTCCCATCCTGGCCACCTCGGCGGGCGCCACGGCGCCCTCGGTGATGCGGCTGCGCAGATCGGAGCCGGCGACGTACTCCATCACGATGAAGGACCGGGTGACGCCGTCGATGTGCTCGGTGCCGGCGTCGAACAGGGTGACCAACGCGAAGTGGTTGAGGCTGGCGAGCACCATGACCTCGCCGCTTTGCCGTTGCGGGCCCGAATCGTCGGCGGTGTCCATCCGGAACAGCTTCAGGGCGACGGTGCGGCCCAGCGCCAGGTCGGCCGCTTCGTAAACCGTGGCCATGCCGCCGGTGCCGATCAGCCTGGCGAGGCGGAACCTCTCGGCCAGGACCAGCCCGATCAGGGTGTCTGACCGCGACGGATCGCGAAGCGGTTCGGTCGGTTCAGACAGGGCGGGCCTCCAGGGAAGTCGGGGTGTTCTCGGGTCGGGGCAATTCTCGCGGCTTGCCGCGAGCCGGTCAACGGCCAGCCGACTTGCAGCTAGAGAA encodes the following:
- a CDS encoding serine/threonine-protein kinase; amino-acid sequence: MATVYEAADLALGRTVALKLFRMDTADDSGPQRQSGEVMVLASLNHFALVTLFDAGTEHIDGVTRSFIVMEYVAGSDLRSRITEGAVAPAEVARMGADLAEALHYVHAKGIIHRDIKPANVLLAPSDFPGRISHAKLADFGIARLFDATHLTRTGSVLGTAGYLSPEQALGQPIGPPSDVYSLGLVLLESLTATRSYPGTAIESAMARLQRQPEIPESLGAEWCAVLAGMTAREPADRLTSADAAVRLRELVPAGSTAASAATEPAPADDATELMAADLHEATGNEPTRVLSSAEPAEPTAKTERLDATARFERTAVMPSAGSAGSVAGATGRSRSARRSVTRIGRRPVIIGALVALAAVIALVFLVQPNDPAPEPPAYPTVDGDLGTHLKQLQESVTP